The DNA sequence GTTGTCTACCACTTTATGCCTATAATcagtcactgaggccagtcgatttcatggAAAGTAGCGGTGcctttatttgtgcctgcaggcactaataaagttggctccaatccaatccagtgcccgcgtcgctttgtaaacCTGCAACGCGTGGGGCCATATGccgagaatcttagtctctgaaaatggtctgctatgtaatcggtttaacaccctcTGAAGAACGTCGCGTTGGATGTCATAGAGCTTATAAAAGGCAGGGCAGTGTTGCGACACAATATGGGGGCGCAGCCGGAGGTGTCACAACCCTGTACGCAGAAGCGTGGCGTCGAGGCACCCTAGGATGCGCGGAGGAGAGCGCAACCTGGTGGTGATGCAAGGAACCCAGCGACGATGTCGCCGGGCGCAcgcgtcctccgctgtgattggCTGACTCATTCGGCTGGAGAACAGCCACACCGCAGCACCCACCGTTACTAAAAAGCGGCGAAGTTCTCAAAAAACAGGCTTTTAAAAATTGTACCGCTTACCATTAGTCGAGTCGTTCAACACTTTTTCCGGGACCTAAACCTCCGCTTAAGTTTACCTTGGGGGCAGCAGACGTCGCTCAGGGCGCTCAAGCGCTTCTCGTCGGAAACCGAATTGGACAGTGAGCCAGTTGAAAAGCGCTAAAGCACATGAACTACGGAGCGCGTTAAAAATGTGGGATCAACATTAAAATAAGGCGCCTCACTGCGTCGTCTCATAAGATGCAGCCTTATAAAATTTACCACCGTCTACTACTTGCTAAATTGGAATTGCATGAGAAATTACTAAGCATTGCATCTACTCAGACCAGAATATTCGGAGTCATATTCGTACCAGAGATTCCCAGTGTTCGCCATTTGGATTAGTTAGACTCGCCTCCCACGCAACCAGCATACACACAAGAGTGAAGGACGCACACAAATACCAACTGAAGCCCTactgttcttttttgtttcattgtccTTAGTAGCGTTGCTCGCACTGGAGTCGAAGCCCTCCGACTGAGCGTTACCAAACCAAAAGATAATCTTGGCTGCGTATGAAATCAGTAACTGGTCGACATCTCGTCTAGCCAGGTGGTATAGATTCACGTTGGAAACATGGTAAACAGAACGCCGACCAAAAGGGCGTTGTCGAAAAGTTTGCAGTTTCCTTGTAAAAGCCGAAACGTCTAACCTCTTCAAAGCAACATTTTGGTACGCGGTCGCTTTTTCCTGTCTCTAACTCACTACATATATTAGCCCAGTTAGCTCCAGAACGACTTCCGAGCACCTTAATATTTAGGCTCGAACGTAAGCTTGCAAACGCTAGACTTGCCCCTCCTAAGTCGAGCATCTCGGGCACACAGTCGCAGACAACGCGCACCGATCGCTACACGACCATGCGGCATTTTTTCTCCGGGTTCATGACCGACGCTCTCTCGCACCCAAACACGCGCGCAAAGACACTGCTGTGACGGAGCGGCACATTGCACAGGCGTTCGCCGTCCGGCTCTCCGCATAGCAGATagcagaagaaggagaagaagagcGGTTCAACGGCGAGGAATCCGGCACTGGCGTCCCCAGGGCCGATGGACGTTCCGGAGGAAGATCTCGCCGCGCCCGCAGATTTCAGTGCCACCCAAGCAACCTCGATGGAGGCCACGGCACCCTGAATCTCCAGGTCTGACGACTCTCCACTGGTCCCAGGAACTAAGCACTCCTGGTTCTCGGTGTACACTTTCGCAGGGTCATCGGAGCTGTTGGCCGCGACTTGGTCGTAAAAGAGCGCCGCCGCAAAGCGCGCACCGACTCCTGCCATCAGCACTGCGGCGCTGACGTTGACCGCATAGAAGGGGCCTTCCATGTGCGCCAGGCGCAGGCGGAAATTTAGAAACCTGCCTGCTGCACGTGCAACGTCTTCCTTCAGCGAGTCCCACAGCGACACCCCTGTAGGCGACTTGCCGCCGGCAGAGGCGAAAGCCGCGTGCCGCATCCAGTTGTACAGGGCGCTGTCAGTTACCGGCGGATAACGGTCGTACGATTCAGCGAACCCCGTTCTGTTGAGACCGTCCAAGCTAGACAGGGCCAAGTCGAAGTTCACGTGCCTGCCAGACAGCGCCGACTCATTGGTTGCCGCACCCGAGGCGACGGCGCCGGGCGTCGTCTTGTCGTGGCGGAGCGTGTCGGAGAATGTCTGGTGGACAAGCGTGGCCACTCGCCGGATGTCCACCACCTCGCGGCTCAGCGGCTGGTGGAAGTAGGCGTCGATGGCGGCGCCGTAGAACCTGTAGGCGTCCGAGAAGCACCTGTGGTAGACGGACTCGGTGGCGAGCTCTCGACTTCCTCCGAGCAGGCTTGCCAGAAGGTCGAAGTTCGTGTAGTCCACGAGCGCCTGCGCGCAGAGGCCTCCGACGATGTCGTCGGTCACGTGCTCACCATGCTTGGCGTGTACCTCGAATACGGCAGAGAAAACGTCGGCGCCCTGGATGGCCACGCCGCCTCGGAAATTGTTTTGGTCGTCGACGAGCGAAACGTTGAAGTATCGCTTCGTCAGGGCATCCCACCGAACCTTCGACACCGAGGGCGTGTACTGGAGAAAGAAGGACACGTTGGCGCTCCTAGTGACGTAGTCAGACGCCCCCTCGTAGCGTGCAAAGAAGTCGCCTAAGTATCCGAAGTGGCTGGATAGTTCTGTCAGCCTAGTTTCATTGACGCCTAAGTCGAGTGTCTGGTACGTTAGGCGCAGGTGGTCGAGGAGCCTGCCCGATCGTCGAAGCCTTGACAGCGCCCTCGCGTGACGAAGGAAACGCGTGGGCAGGCCGAAAAAAAGTGTTTGGGTCCTTGATGTCGATGTCGCTCTGTCGTCCACCTCCAGGATCGCGACATCAAAAGCGACGGGGTTGAACACCTGTCTCGCCATGTAGAAGAGCGCGCTGAGGAAGTCCGGACGCTCGTTGCGCTTTGGCCAAGTGATTTTGCCCTTTTCCAGGACCTCCTTGATCTCGGGCGCCCTCGGCACTTTGACAATGACCAGGCACGTCTGCATTCAGTCGGTTGAGTGCAGAATCGACACGTTAAGGTAACCATAGATTCCAAAATTTAAGAACACTGGTAAATGCCAACCTTTATGCATTCTACCCTTCGGAAAAATTATCGAGATACAATTTCAATACGACTAAAAAACTACCGCTGTAAGTTTAACTGCTTGCTTCATGCCAGTTTGTGTTTCGTCGCAGATATTCTACAGAGCTGAAATTCATTCACTTTGTTGACAAACGGCGTAATTAGAACAATAAATCTATGAAGGAACGATTTCAGAATAATACTTGTTTAACTACCACAGGTAAACAATAATACTCTTGTCTTGCATTAGCGCAACTAAGTTGGAGTATGAAGGAAAAGTACAGGCGACAGGATCAGCGTTAACTTGCAACTGGTTTTATTTCATAACACTATTGTACGTTATATGGGCCGCTTATAGCACACGTGACAAAAAACAATCGAAGCACATGACTGCAGTTCACTGAACACGTGCCGACCACCTTAGTTCCTTCTTAGCGTTTAGAAAGTCTGCAAAGTCTGCCCAGCTTATCAGGACTCGGATGTTCACTCTCTCGGCAACCTTTATCCAAATGGTGGGAAACATTGTGAATATACGGAATCACACTTATTTTCCAGCCATGCAGCGGCCGCAGCATCGCTCTCCTGACGTTTGTGCTTCCGAGAACCTTTCGGCAATATCTCTGCAACTGACACCAGCCATGGTATCGGATATCCTGCCTTGGACAGCCGCTTGCTTTGCCTTTCAAATCTAGCGCACATAGCATGATGACACAACTTTATCAGAACATCTTTAAGGCGAAGTTTGGCTAACCCTTTTTTGTCAGTTTGGAATGCGCTGGATTGTACAGTATGATAGGCTTACGAGAGCGCGGTTCATAGCCCCAGCGAGTGTGCCCTGCTGAACAAGACAGATGAAGGTCGAGCAACAGGGTGGTACCTTCTTGCGGGATTACATAGGTGGTAAAATAAGGCTTCAGAATGACGTTCTGATGTACAGTGGCCATTTTCTAGAGCTTTTAAGCTTTTATCTCGTATCAGTTTTCATCATCTGCGACAACGCGATTAACCTAGAGAAAAACGACAACGCGATTTAcctacagaaaaaaagaatatgcatATGCTCTTGCACGGCTCGCAGACTCACCAATATGTTTTTATCTAAGCTCGACGTAAACCTATCTGTCAGACTCACGCAGACCAAAGTACTAAAAACCTTCCGCTATGCTGATGATCTTT is a window from the Dermacentor albipictus isolate Rhodes 1998 colony chromosome 6, USDA_Dalb.pri_finalv2, whole genome shotgun sequence genome containing:
- the LOC139046664 gene encoding uncharacterized protein isoform X2, which translates into the protein MDEENAAPPTVAPVAASDAAVAPATAATAAASAPSEAALSAPTEGHVAAASITGGGGSSIRPRSPKHQRKGGKKHHEKAQTSDIDQSQPHQPQQQLTGVDGVTQAASSTTLLKSQSLSSGKTLPPQPPTCLVIVKVPRAPEIKEVLEKGKITWPKRNERPDFLSALFYMARQVFNPVAFDVAILEVDDRATSTSRTQTLFFGLPTRFLRHARALSRLRRSGRLLDHLRLTYQTLDLGVNETRLTELSSHFGYLGDFFARYEGASDYVTRSANVSFFLQYTPSVSKVRWDALTKRYFNVSLVDDQNNFRGGVAIQGADVFSAVFEVHAKHGEHVTDDIVGGLCAQALVDYTNFDLLASLLGGSRELATESVYHRCFSDAYRFYGAAIDAYFHQPLSREVVDIRRVATLVHQTFSDTLRHDKTTPGAVASGAATNESALSGRHVNFDLALSSLDGLNRTGFAESYDRYPPVTDSALYNWMRHAAFASAGGKSPTGVSLWDSLKEDVARAAGRFLNFRLRLAHMEGPFYAVNVSAAVLMAGVGARFAAALFYDQVAANSSDDPAKVYTENQECLVPGTSGESSDLEIQGAVASIEVAWVALKSAGAARSSSGTSIGPGDASAGFLAVEPLFFSFFCYLLCGEPDGERLCNVPLRHSSVFARVFGCERASVMNPEKKCRMVV
- the LOC139046664 gene encoding uncharacterized protein isoform X1 — translated: MDEENAAPPTVAPVAASDAAVAPATAATAAASAPSEAALSAPTEGHVAAASITGGGGSSIRPRSPKHQRKGGKKHHEKAQTSDIDQSQPHQPQQQLTGVDGVTQAASSTTLLKSQSLSSGKTLPPQPPEPRATVEVPKVAARAVEEQRLIVSEPRHRTQPNATTNTGLLEYWPLAATIVALVVVILLQLLIAAPLRLQRAPQTQHAADVCKSEQCRHYAQLFAGAMNLSAPACDNFYARVCGKWDATHSKKGDGSVLAESWRRLARSAASRLSMVPGTMGKPEPVQRASRFIYTCLVIVKVPRAPEIKEVLEKGKITWPKRNERPDFLSALFYMARQVFNPVAFDVAILEVDDRATSTSRTQTLFFGLPTRFLRHARALSRLRRSGRLLDHLRLTYQTLDLGVNETRLTELSSHFGYLGDFFARYEGASDYVTRSANVSFFLQYTPSVSKVRWDALTKRYFNVSLVDDQNNFRGGVAIQGADVFSAVFEVHAKHGEHVTDDIVGGLCAQALVDYTNFDLLASLLGGSRELATESVYHRCFSDAYRFYGAAIDAYFHQPLSREVVDIRRVATLVHQTFSDTLRHDKTTPGAVASGAATNESALSGRHVNFDLALSSLDGLNRTGFAESYDRYPPVTDSALYNWMRHAAFASAGGKSPTGVSLWDSLKEDVARAAGRFLNFRLRLAHMEGPFYAVNVSAAVLMAGVGARFAAALFYDQVAANSSDDPAKVYTENQECLVPGTSGESSDLEIQGAVASIEVAWVALKSAGAARSSSGTSIGPGDASAGFLAVEPLFFSFFCYLLCGEPDGERLCNVPLRHSSVFARVFGCERASVMNPEKKCRMVV